The Thiorhodovibrio frisius genome segment CGGCTTTGTTGCTTGCGCGCGAGTGTCCGATGGACCCACAGCAGTCGCTGACCGGCCCACTGGGTGAGCGCCTCGCGGGCGATCGTCTCAGGGGCATGCATCACCAGTTGACCACCGCGATCAACGGTCAAGCCGAGCGTCCGACGCCTCGCGCTGCGTCGCACCTCGAAGGTCAGGCCATCCAGTTCCAGTGTTTCGCTCATGTGCGCGATGAGGCTGGCGTGTGGGTCAGCGCCTCGTGATTCTCTTTGGCGAGCGCCACCAGACGTTGGGCGAGATCCCGCTCCTGTCCGGGCGGGCAGAGCCCGGTTTCATCGATATCGCGCACCAGCACCTTGGTCAGACGCTCGCGGGCATCGGCATTGCGCCAAAAACCGACCAGGCGGACCTCGCGTCGTATGCGTTCGACCAGGTCGAGCGTTGCCGTAATCAGGGCTTGTCGCTGGCTATCGTCGGCATCGGCATTCGTATAACAGAACTCGAGCATCAGGCGCACGAAGGGAACCTGCGTCTTCGGCTCTAGCCCAGGGAAATCGGCGGAGTCACCGCGCTTCAGCTCCTCGATGAAGCGGCTCAGCTCGCGCTCCAGCGCGTCCCAGTCGTCCTTGAACCGTTTCAGGATGGCCTCGAGCTTCTCGCTCATCTGGCGGGCGTAGCTGGGATTCTGACTCGTGAAGCCGGTAATATGAAAGCGCGCCGCGTGCTGCATCTGCGCGGCCCGCGCGCGCCCATTCGGCTCATTGGCCAGCACCTGCTCGAAGGCGGCATCGGTGATGGTGGTGGGCGGGATCTTGGGGTCGACGCCCCGCGCCGAGACGTGGGTGTCGATCAGGCTCTTCACCTTCTCGGCGACACCAACCAGGTTGAGCATTGGATCGCGATACAGATTGGCCGCAACCTTGTTGATGAAGCCCAGCAGCTTGGCATCGCGAAACACATCCGGCGGCACCTCGGGGCGATGTTCCAAGAGGTTTAGCGTCTCGTAGAACTGGCGAAGCGCGTTGATGAATTCCGCCCGGATGCGCAGCTCCGCCAAGAGCTGGACGCACTGCTGAACCTGCGCGAACAGATCCCTGATGCCGCGCGATCGGAAGACTTCGACGGCTCGGTTGCGACGATCCAGGAGCTTCGGCAGCTCCACGGCGATGTCCAGCATCGAGCCGGCAACGTCGACTTCGTCGTACTCCTCGAGCGCCTTGTTCAAATGCCGGGCAACACCGATGTAATCGACCACATAGCCGCAAGGCTTGGCGCCCGCGGTGCGATTGACCCGCGCGATCGCTTGCAGCAAGTCGTGCGCGACCAGCTTGCGATCCAGATAGAGCACCTGCTCGACAGGCGCGTCGAAACCGGTCAGCAGCATGTTGAAGACCACCAGCATCCCAAGCGGATCGGTCTTGTCGGTCTGCCGTGAATCGAAGCGGCGCTTGAAGCGCTGGATCAGCGCCGCCTGCTTGCCCTTGTCCGACCACTGCTTCCAGGACTCCGGATCGTTGTGATCCGGCGAGATAATCGCGGCCACCTCCAGCGCCCGCAGCCTTGGCAGCTGTGGATGCAGTCGCACCAGCTCGCGTTGGGATGCCTCCAGTGCCTCGATCGCGTCCTCGGACAGATCGAGCAGGGCCGCGGGCAGCTGCTCCAACTCCGCCACCAGCGCGTCGCGCGCCTCGCACAGCGCCTGTTGGTAGCGCACCGCGGCGAGCCGGCTGGCGGCGACCACCTGGGCCTTGTAGCCCTCCGACAGGATCACCTTGGCAAAGTGCCACATCATGTCCCGCGCCTTTTGCGCGATCAGCAGCGGCGCCTCCAGCACGTCGCTGTCGGTGCCGTAGCGGGCCTTGATGACGGCCAGCTCCTCGGGCTCGTAGTCCTTGAACATATCGAGGAACAGATCATCCAGGGTCGTCGCGTCCTTGATGAATCCGTCGGCGGTGCGGCCCTCGTAGCGGATTGGCACCGTCGCGCCATCCAGCTCGGCGTCCTTGAGCACATAGCAATCGATGAAGTCGCCGAAGATCTCCGCCGTGCGTTTCTTGTGCTTGGCCAAAATCGGCGTGCCGGTGAAGCCGATCATCGCCGCGTTCGGCAGCGCCTGGCGCAGATTGCGATGCAAGGTTAGCGAGTGACCGCGATGCGCCTCATCGACCAGCACCAGGATGTCGCGGGATTCGTTCAGCAGGGGAAAGCGTTCTTCGCTGACGTCTTGCGTGAGCCTGATCTCCTTCTCGACCACCGGCTGCTCGCGGCCGGGCTTCTTCTCCTTGCGCCGGATGGTCATGGCGACCCGATCGACCTCGTCCTCGCGACGCTCCTGATACTTTTGCAGCATGGCAAAGACGATATCCGGCGTGGGCTCGCGGAGGATGGCTTGCGTCAGCGCGGTTGGTGTCAGCCGGCGCTCCAGATCCTGCTGATTGGGGCGCACCGTCTCGCCGGACAGCCGCGCCGTCGCCTTGAGCTGACCTTCGAGGTCGGTGCGATCGGTGACCACGACCACCTTGTACTGCTGCAAGCCCGGCGTCATACGCAGCTTGCGCACCAGGAACACCATGGTCAGGCTCTTGCCGGAGCCTTGGGTGTGCCAGACAATGCCGCCGCGGATGGCGAGGTCGTTCCATCCCGCCGCGCCATCGTCCAACAAGCGGCGAATGATCTTGTGCACCGCGCGAAACTGTTGATAGCGGGCGACGATCTTGCGCGTGCGACCATCGACCTGCTCGAAGACGGTGAAATTGCGCATCAGGTCGAGCAGGTGCGCCGGGCGCAGCATGCCCGCCACCAGCCGTTGCTGGCTCGACAGCGCCGTCGCGGCATCCCGCAGTGCCGCCGGCCGCTGATCCTCGTCGCGGAAGAACAGCGGCGTGCCGGCCCGCCCGGCTTGCTCGGGGCCGAGCGCCGCAAGCTGCTCGGCGGCCACCGGGGCGAGCATTGCGCCTGTTGCATGGGTGGATGCGAGTTCCTTGCTGGCATCCACCGTCCCAGTCGCGTTGTTGCCTGCGTCGTTTTCGGCGTCGACCCGCGCCTGTTGGACCTCGGCCAGCACCTGCGCGGGTGCGACCGGGCTGGTCTCGCCCCACTCCAGATAGGCCTCGGGCGGCGCGCCAAGGGTGCCGGCGCGGGCCTCGAAGAAATTGCTCGCGATCAACAGCTGATTGGTGCGGAACAGGCGCTCGACGCCCTCATGCTCTTGGTAGAGGGTTGGCCAGACCTCGCGGCGCTGATTGGAATAGCGCAGCAATTGGTTGATGGCCGCGGCCATGGGGCTCTCGATGGCCGGACTCTTGAACTCGGCCACCACCAGCGGTATCCCGTTGACGAACAGCACCGCATCCGGCAGCACATGGCCCTGTCCGCTGCTCAGCTCGACCTTGAACTGATTGATGACTAGGAAGTCGTTTTGGTCCCAGTGCTGAAAGTCGATGTAGCGCACCGGTTGCGGCCGGCCCTGGTCCCAGTCCGGCAGTCCCTCGACCACCGTGCCTTTCAACAGCAGCTCGGTGGTCGCCTGGTTGACCTCCATCGGCCGATGCCCCGCCACCTGGTCCAGGCTGCGGATCATCTTCTCGATACGCGCATCGTCGAGCCAGGGCTGACCGTCGCGCCGATTGATCGTGCGCAGGGCCGCGACCAGACGGACCTTGAGCAAGACCTCCCGCGAGCTGGTTCGCTCGCTGGACTCGGGCAGGTCGGGATCCGCCTCGATCCAGTCCCAGCCCATGGCTTGGAGCTGCTGGCAGAAGGGGCGCTCCACCAAGTCCCGTTCCCATTCGATCTTGCTCATCAGGGGGCGTTCCATATTTCGGGTTGGCTCAGACCAAGCGCGGCGGCTGGGCTTGGAAAAGTGCGTTAACCGCCAGGCCGCACTTGTGCTAAATCGGCATCATCTTTCTGTTAAGCCCTTGTTTTTATGACGAGGCGCCATTTTTTTCCAGACTTTTACTTGTGTTAACGCTTGCGCTAAACCCCGCTCCCGAGAGCGCTTGCCGCAGCAAATCGATCCAGCGGCCATCCAAACGGTAGAGCCTCACGCGCTTTGCACCGGGATTCAAGGGCACCGCGAAGCCTTGGTCCCGCCAGCGTTCAAGCCATTCACGTGAAGTATTTGGGGAGATCCCAAACCAGTCGGCGATATCTCCAGGGCTGAAGGTCATCGCCTCGGCGCCGAGTTCTTGACCGCGCATCAGCAGACGGGTCAGCAGCTGCTGCTGGACCCGATGCAGCGCCGCCCAGGGTGCCGGAGGCTGGTGCTCCGGTGCATACAAGGAGACCGCCTCCCGCCGCAGCGTCTCCGCCGCCTCGCCCATGGTCTTGAGAAAAAAGGCCAGCCACTGGCTATGATCTGGATTGTGGCGCCCATCGTAGAAATCGACCGGTAGGCCCATCTGCAGATGGCGATAGTAGGCGCCGAGATCCGCGGTGTAGTGCTCTTCCAGCGACAGGAAACCGCGCATCTCATAGCCGCTGCGCCACAGCTCGAAGGTTGCGAGTGCGCGAGCGGTGCGGCCGTTGCCGTCCGTAAAGGGATGAATGCTCACGAAGCGATGAGCCAGCAGGCCAGCGCGCACCGGTCCGAGCAGCATCGCCGCGCGCTCACCCTGCCACCATGCCACCAGGTCGGCCATGTAATCTGGCACCTCTGCCGGCTTGGGCGGCGCGTAGTCGATGCGGCGGGTTGCGCTGTCCAACACCGGACATTCCTCGACGCGATAGTCGCTGCGCCGTCGCCGCCGTCCGAGGCCATGCACCAGGATGATGCTGTG includes the following:
- a CDS encoding type I restriction endonuclease subunit R, with product MSKIEWERDLVERPFCQQLQAMGWDWIEADPDLPESSERTSSREVLLKVRLVAALRTINRRDGQPWLDDARIEKMIRSLDQVAGHRPMEVNQATTELLLKGTVVEGLPDWDQGRPQPVRYIDFQHWDQNDFLVINQFKVELSSGQGHVLPDAVLFVNGIPLVVAEFKSPAIESPMAAAINQLLRYSNQRREVWPTLYQEHEGVERLFRTNQLLIASNFFEARAGTLGAPPEAYLEWGETSPVAPAQVLAEVQQARVDAENDAGNNATGTVDASKELASTHATGAMLAPVAAEQLAALGPEQAGRAGTPLFFRDEDQRPAALRDAATALSSQQRLVAGMLRPAHLLDLMRNFTVFEQVDGRTRKIVARYQQFRAVHKIIRRLLDDGAAGWNDLAIRGGIVWHTQGSGKSLTMVFLVRKLRMTPGLQQYKVVVVTDRTDLEGQLKATARLSGETVRPNQQDLERRLTPTALTQAILREPTPDIVFAMLQKYQERREDEVDRVAMTIRRKEKKPGREQPVVEKEIRLTQDVSEERFPLLNESRDILVLVDEAHRGHSLTLHRNLRQALPNAAMIGFTGTPILAKHKKRTAEIFGDFIDCYVLKDAELDGATVPIRYEGRTADGFIKDATTLDDLFLDMFKDYEPEELAVIKARYGTDSDVLEAPLLIAQKARDMMWHFAKVILSEGYKAQVVAASRLAAVRYQQALCEARDALVAELEQLPAALLDLSEDAIEALEASQRELVRLHPQLPRLRALEVAAIISPDHNDPESWKQWSDKGKQAALIQRFKRRFDSRQTDKTDPLGMLVVFNMLLTGFDAPVEQVLYLDRKLVAHDLLQAIARVNRTAGAKPCGYVVDYIGVARHLNKALEEYDEVDVAGSMLDIAVELPKLLDRRNRAVEVFRSRGIRDLFAQVQQCVQLLAELRIRAEFINALRQFYETLNLLEHRPEVPPDVFRDAKLLGFINKVAANLYRDPMLNLVGVAEKVKSLIDTHVSARGVDPKIPPTTITDAAFEQVLANEPNGRARAAQMQHAARFHITGFTSQNPSYARQMSEKLEAILKRFKDDWDALERELSRFIEELKRGDSADFPGLEPKTQVPFVRLMLEFCYTNADADDSQRQALITATLDLVERIRREVRLVGFWRNADARERLTKVLVRDIDETGLCPPGQERDLAQRLVALAKENHEALTHTPASSRT
- a CDS encoding Fic family protein, with product MRSIDPASVTADEVISLMAEVAELRRMIAKIPEDDIISRGSLGARLAVVEKDLQRVEAVVDTEKLLRGIPFSGRFQYTDAMVRHLGLIEAARAVIAVLPLPPDRELRLRQQARQRATRHSTRIEGNTLGSEEIGRAVIALDRTQTEMQQEVRNYWRALEWIEEQIETRRQPSEELIRELHSIILVHGLGRRRRRSDYRVEECPVLDSATRRIDYAPPKPAEVPDYMADLVAWWQGERAAMLLGPVRAGLLAHRFVSIHPFTDGNGRTARALATFELWRSGYEMRGFLSLEEHYTADLGAYYRHLQMGLPVDFYDGRHNPDHSQWLAFFLKTMGEAAETLRREAVSLYAPEHQPPAPWAALHRVQQQLLTRLLMRGQELGAEAMTFSPGDIADWFGISPNTSREWLERWRDQGFAVPLNPGAKRVRLYRLDGRWIDLLRQALSGAGFSASVNTSKSLEKNGASS